One window of the Raphanus sativus cultivar WK10039 unplaced genomic scaffold, ASM80110v3 Scaffold2415, whole genome shotgun sequence genome contains the following:
- the LOC130505605 gene encoding LOW QUALITY PROTEIN: uncharacterized protein LOC130505605 (The sequence of the model RefSeq protein was modified relative to this genomic sequence to represent the inferred CDS: inserted 1 base in 1 codon) has product MRNLRVISSHLSRGLRSIQSNPIQSRRGYSSQSENVSKIVTELSNLTLLETMDLTELLRKKLGVTDMPVMAAMMPGXSIPGSGGGGGPGAAAAGKGEEKKAEAKTAFDVMLQGFESASKIKVIKEVRAVTDLGLKEAKDLVEKAPTLLKKGVSKEEAEKIIEKLKAVGAKVDME; this is encoded by the exons ATGAGGAACCTACGAGTCATCTCCTCTCATCTCTCACGAGGTTTGAGATCCATCCAGTCAAACCCGATCCAATCTCGTCGTGGATACTCATCTCAATCGGAAAACGTCTCCAAAATCGTAACGGAGCTCTCCAACCTCACGCTCCTGGAAACGATGGACCTCACCGAGCTCCTCAGGAAGAAGCTAGGAGTCACCGACATGCCCGTGATGGCGGCGATGATGCCGG TGTCGATTCCGGGatctggaggaggaggcggtCCCGGAGCCGCGGCGGCCGGGAAGGGGGAGGAGAAGAAGGCGGAGGCGAAGACGGCGTTCGATGTGATGCTACAAGGGTTCGAGTCGGCGTCGAAGATAAAGGTGATCAAGGAGGTGAGGGCGGTTACGGATTTGGGGTTGAAGGAAGCTAAGGACTTGGTGGAGAAGGCGCCGACTTTGTTGAAGAAAGGAGTTAGTAAGGAGGAAGCTGAGAAGATCATTGAGAAGTTGAAGGCTGTTGGTGCTAAAGTTGATATGGAGTGA